In bacterium, one genomic interval encodes:
- a CDS encoding 2Fe-2S iron-sulfur cluster binding domain-containing protein, producing the protein MPKVRFLPMDIEVEVPEGTAVLDAALNNNIQIDHNCGGNCACSTCHIIIEKGFDTLNPVSEDETDMLDEAEGLTDHSRLACQCKVKSDLIVRIPPKESTWDNDTF; encoded by the coding sequence ATGCCGAAAGTACGTTTTTTGCCGATGGATATCGAGGTCGAGGTCCCCGAGGGGACGGCCGTCCTTGACGCGGCCTTGAATAATAATATCCAGATCGATCATAATTGTGGCGGGAATTGCGCCTGCTCCACCTGCCATATCATCATTGAAAAAGGGTTTGACACGTTGAATCCCGTGTCCGAGGATGAGACGGATATGCTGGATGAGGCCGAGGGGCTGACCGACCATTCACGGCTAGCCTGCCAATGCAAGGTGAAGTCTGATCTGATCGTACGAATCCCCCCCAAGGAATCAACCTGGGATAATGATACGTTTTAG
- a CDS encoding DUF2480 family protein — MAFDILDPKEFMTEGILLEDAFLDKASHYNWSQFAGKKVLVRGCSSTIIPPWVYMYITARLSGVAKSIRFGNEHSNIVVYRAGGSEE; from the coding sequence GTGGCATTTGACATTCTTGATCCGAAAGAATTCATGACCGAAGGTATCCTGTTAGAGGATGCCTTCCTCGATAAAGCCTCCCATTACAATTGGTCGCAGTTTGCGGGGAAAAAAGTATTGGTGCGTGGCTGTTCCTCCACTATTATTCCGCCCTGGGTTTACATGTACATCACGGCCCGCCTGAGTGGCGTGGCTAAGTCGATCCGGTTCGGCAATGAGCATTCCAACATTGTTGTGTATCGCGCCGGTGGATCGGAGGAATGA
- a CDS encoding iron-sulfur cluster assembly accessory protein yields MADQTQSSTTEQVIFVTPDAVAEVKRLISEENEEGLFLRLGVASGGCSGMSYSMSFDNNAQEFDREFDFDGLKVRVDLKALMYLAGTTLDYKGGLMGGGFQFSNPKAKRSCGCGSSFSC; encoded by the coding sequence ATGGCTGACCAGACCCAATCCAGTACTACCGAACAGGTTATCTTTGTTACGCCTGACGCGGTTGCGGAAGTCAAGCGGTTGATTTCCGAGGAAAACGAAGAAGGGCTCTTTTTGCGCCTCGGAGTCGCTTCCGGCGGTTGTTCCGGGATGTCCTATTCGATGTCTTTTGACAACAACGCGCAGGAATTCGACCGCGAGTTTGATTTCGACGGTCTCAAAGTACGGGTCGATCTGAAGGCGCTGATGTACCTCGCCGGGACCACCCTTGATTACAAAGGTGGACTGATGGGCGGCGGTTTCCAGTTCAGCAATCCCAAAGCCAAGCGCTCTTGCGGGTGCGGGTCTTCCTTCAGTTGCTAA